The Microterricola viridarii genome segment CGCGACGTGCCGAAGAACTTGTCACAATCGCGGCCGCACAACCACGTGCCGCTAGGCGCGGGCGATCGGCGCGAAACGGCCGGCGGTGACGGCGGCCAAGTCATCCGGGCTCAGCTCGATGTCGAAACCGCGCCGGCCGCCGGAGACGAACACGGTGTCGAACAGGATCGCGCTCTCGTCGATCACGGTCGGGTGTGCCTGCTTCTGGCCGATCGGGCTGATGCCGCCGACGACGTAGCCGGTCTTCCGCTCGGCCAGGGCGACGTCGGCCATCACCGCCTTCTTGGCGCCGAGTGCTGCGGCGAGCGCCTTGAGATCGAGGGTACCCGTCACGGGCACGATCCCGACGACGAGCTGGCCGTCGGCATCCGCCAGGAGCGTCTTGAACACGCGCTCGGGGTCAAGGCCAAGCTTCTCGGCTGCCTCGAGGCCGAAGTTCGTCGCGGCCGCATCGTGGTGGTACAGGTGTGGGGTGAAATGGATGCCGGCCTGGCCGAGTGCCACCGTGGCCGGGGTGCCGGCTCCGTGCTCGCTCATCTTCTTCGCCACGAGAGGCTCTCCTCAACACTCGGAATGCAACGGTCAGTGTGCACGCAGCAGGCACATGGAGGTGCCGGCCATGTTCAGTGTGGCACCAGGGGGTAGCTCTCGGGGGTGTGCTCGCCCGGGGCCTCGTCGGTCGAGCTCCACAGCTTCTCGTATCCGGTGATGCCCTCGCCGGCCGGCAGGGTGATGGTGCGTTCCCACTCTGTGGCGTGCACGACGAGCAGGATGCGGTTGAACTCCTCCCGCTCCGGCGTGCTCGCGGCGAGGTATTGCAGGGTGCGGGCCTCCGGCGCGTTCCAGTCCTCTTCGCTCATGGGGTTGCCGTCGGCGTCGAACCAGTCCATCTCGGAGGATCCGGGCACGTGCTCGCCGAGCCGGGCGTAGTGCAGCGGCCGGAGTGCGGGGTTCTCAGCGCGCAGGGCGATGAGCCGGCGGGTGACGGCGTGCAGCTGGTCCTGCCACGGCTCCCGCACCCAGCCCAGCCAGGCCAGCTCGGTGTCGTGGCAGTAGGCGTTGTTGTTGCCGTGCTGGCTGCGGCCGAACTCGTCGCCGGCGGTGAGCATGGGCACCCCGGCGGAGAACAGCAGCGTGCCGAGCAGGTTCCGCATCGACTTGCGCCGGGCGAGGAGGATCGCCGCGTCATCCGTCGGCCCCTCGACCCCGTGGTTGAACGAGTTGTTGTTGTCGCTGCCGTCGCGGTTGCCCTCGCCGTTGCCCGCATTGTGCTTGCTGTTGTACGCGGTCAGGTCGGCCAGTGTGAAGCCGTCGTGCGCGGTGACGAAGTTGAGCGAGGCGAGCGGCCCGCGCTCGCCGGAGAACGTGTTCGAGGAGCCGGCCAACCGGGTCGCGAAGCGGCCGATGCCGCTGCCGGCCGAGCCGGTCGCGTGCTCCTGGGCGATGTCGCCGAGCCAGAAGTCGCGCATCCGGTCGCGGTAGCGGTCGTTCCACTCTGTCCAGCCCGGCTGGAAGTTACCGGTCTGCCAGCCGCCCTGGCCGACATCCCACGGCTCGGCGATCATCTTCACGCCCTGCAAGGCCGGGTCGTGCAGGATCGCTTCGAGCAGCGGATGCCGCGGGTCGAAGTGCACGTTCGCATCCCGGCCGAGGGTGGCGGCCAGGTCGAAGCGGAAACCGTCGACCTGCACCTCGTTTGCCCAGTAGCGCAGGGAGTCCAGCACGAGCCGCACCGGGCCGCCGGGGTCCGACGGCGTCATGGTGCCGAAGTTCACGGTGTTTCCGCAGCCGGTCGTGTCGATGTAGTTGCCGTGGGCGTCCTGCCGGTAGTAGTTCGCGTTGTCCAGGCCCCGCAGGCTCGTGGTCGGGCCGTTCGGACCCTCCTCTGCCGTGTGGTTGTAGACGACGTCCAGGATCACCTCGAGGCCGGCCTCGTGCAGCAGCTTGACCATGCCCTTGAACTCGCGCAGCACGGCCTCCGGCCCCGCGGCCTGGGCGGCCTGTGTCGCATACGGGGCGTGCGGGGTGAAGAAGTTCAGCATGTTGTAGCCCCAGTAGTTGCGGAGGCCCTGCTCGGCCAGACGCTGCTCGGTGGCGAGCGCGTGCACCGGCAGGAGTTCGACGGCGGTGACGCCGAGCTCTTTCAGATAGTCGATGGATGCCGCGTGCGCCAGCCCCGCGTACGTGCCGCGCAGCTCAGCCGGCACGGCCGGGTTCAGCTTGCTGAATCCGCGCACGTGCATCTCGTAGAGCACGGACTCGTCCAGCGCCGTGCCGGGCTTGGCTGCCCCGTTCCAGTCGAAGGCGCCGTCGATGACGACGCTCTGCCACCCGGTGTCCCGCCCGTCGCCGCCCTGCTTGTCTCCTCCGGTCCTGGCCAGCCCGCGGGCGTAGGGGTCGAGCAGCAGGCGGGCGGGGTCGAACGCGTGCGCCGGGCCGTGCGGGCCATCGGCGCGCAGCGCATAGCGGCGCCCGGGGGAGAGGCTACGGCTGCGCCCGTGCCAGACATCGTGGGTATCGCGCGTCATCGGGACCGTCTTGACGATGCGCGTGGGATCGGCCTCATCGAACAGCACGAGCTCCATCGACGTGGCACTGGCCGACCAGACACGCAACTCGGCTCCGCCGCTTGTCAGGCGAACGCCCAGGCCTGCCGCGCGAGAACCCAAGCCGGCGGCGCTGTGGTCGGCGCTTTTGTCGGCACTCATGCGATCTACAGTAGTGAGTATGGCTGTGTACCTGGATCATGCGGCGACGACACCCATGCTGCCGCTCGCGATCGACGCGTATGCCCGTGCCATGGCGCTCGTCGGCAACCCGGCGTCGATCCACTCCATCGGGCAGAACGCCAAACGCGTGCTGGAGGAGGCCCGCGAAGCCGTGGCAGCGACCCTCGGCTGCGAGAGCATCGAGGTGGTCTTCACCGGCGGCGGCACCGAGGCCGTGAACCTCGGCATCAAGGGGCTGTTCTGGGCGCGGCCCGGCCGGCGCATCCTGGTCGCGGCCGGCGAACACCACGCCACGATCGACACGGTGGAGTGGCTGGCCGCACACGAGGGCGCCGTCATCGAATGGTTGCCGCTGGACGCCGCCGGTCGCCTCAGCCTGCCCGACCTGGAGCGGGCGCTCGCCGAGGATCCGGGCGACATCGCCCTCGTCACCGTGCTGTGGGCCAACAACGAGGTCGGCACCGTGCAGCCGGTCACCGAGATATCCGCGCTCGCCGCACGGGCCGGCGTGCCCCTGCACGTGGACGCCATCGCCGCGTACGGTCAGATCCCGGTCGACCTGAATGCCGTGCGCGCCGCCTCAGGGGCCGGGGCCGGAACGGGTCTAGTGGCGCTCAGCGTCTCCGCACACAAGATCGGCGGGCCCGTCGGCATCGGCGCGCTCGTGCTCAGCCGCAGCGCCACGATCGAGGCGCTCATTCACGGCGGGGGCCAGCAGCGCCAGGTGCGCTCCGGCACGCAGGACGCGGCAGCCGCCGTCTCCTTCGCCGCAGCGGCATCCGCCGTGCAGGCCGCCCTGCCGGAAGAATCCGCGCGCCTGGCCGCCCTCCGCGACCGACTGGTCGCCGGTGCGCTGGCCGCGGTGCCGGAGGCCGTGCTGAACGGCGCCAGCGGCGACAGCACCGTGCGGCTGCCCGGCAACGCCCACTTCAGCTTCCCCGGTTGCGAGGGCGACTCGCTGCTGTTCCTGCTCGACATGGCCGGCGTGGCCGTGTCGACCGGTTCGGCCTGCCAGGCCGGCATCCCGGAGCCCTCCCATGTGCTGATCGCGATGGGCCGCAGCGTCGACGAGGCCAGGGGCGCCCTGCGGGTGACCCTGGGGCACACGTCGACGGATGCCGACGTCGACGCCTTTCTCGCGGCGCTGCCCGCCGCCTACGCGCAGGCCGCAACGGCCGGGCACGCAGACCGGCAGACGTCCTTCGACCGCTGAGCCGGGCCGCAGCCCGGAGGGCGTTCGCCCAGAGAGCCGCGTTTACACTGGAACCATGAAGGTTCTTGCAGCAATGAGCGGCGGCGTTGACTCGGCAGTGGCGGCGGCGCGCGCCGTCGAGGCGGGTCACGAGGTCGTCGGCGTGCACCTGGCGCTCAGCCGGATGCCCGGCACCCTGCGCACCGGCGCCCGCGGCTGCTGCACCATCGAGGACTCGATGGACGCCCAGCGTGCAGCGAACATGATCGGCATCCCCTACTACGTCTGGGACTTCTCCGAGCGGTTCAAGGCCGACGTCGTCGACGACTTCGTCGCCGAGTACCAGGCCGGCCGCACCCCGAACCCCTGCATGCGCTGCAACGAGCGGATCAAGTTCGCCGCCCTGTTGGAAAAGGCCATCGCGCTCGGCTTTGACGCCGTCTGCACCGGCCACTACGCCAGCATCGTGCTCGACGCTGACGGCAACAAGGAGCTGCACCGGGCCAGCGCCTGGGCCAAGGATCAGAGCTACGTGCTCGGTGTGCTCACGGCCGAGCAGCTCGAGCACGCCTACTTCCCGCTTGGCGATACCCCGTCCAAGGCCGAGGTGCGCGCAGAGGCCGCAGAGCGCGGCTTCAGCGTCGCCAGCAAGCCGGACAGCCACGACATCTGCTTCATCCCGGACGGCGACACCCGCGGCTGGCTCGCCGACCGCGTCGGTGCAGAGACCGGCGACATCCTCGACCGCACCGGCGCCGTCATCGGCAGCCACGAGGGTGCAGCAGCGTTCACCGTCGGCCAGCGCCGCGGCCTCCGCCTCGGCATGCCGGCGGATGACGGCAAGCCCCGCTTCGTGCTCGAGGTGCGCCCCAAGGACAACACGGTCGTCGTCGGGCCGAAGGAGGCCCTGGCGATCGCCGAGATCGCCGGAAACCGCTTCACCTGGGCCGGCGTGCCGCAGCAGAACCCCAAGACCCCGTTCGACATCGAGGTGCAGATCCGCGCCCACGCCGACCCCGTTCCGGCCGTGGCCGTCGTGCGTGACGGCGAGCTCGTCGTCAACCCGGAGACACCGCTGGACGGCGTCGCCCCCGGCCAGACCGCCGTCATCTACGTCGGCACGCGCGTTTTGGGCCAGTTCACCATCGACCGCACGGTCAGCGCCGTCCCGGTCGACGTCGCGCCCGTCCCCGCCTAGCCCGGCGTGCGCGCCGAGGCACACGGTACGGCGCGTCGCGCCGAGAATGACCTTGCCTGTCTGGCGCTGCCCCTATGCTCCGAGCATGAATCAGCCATCGCCGGAACTCGCCAACTTCGCGCTTGACGCCCTGGAGCATGCCACCAACTCGGTCGTGCCGGATGGCGGACCCTTGATTCCTTTCGCGTTGCTCGATGGCGGCACCGGTCGAGCGCTTCGCCGATTTGTCGCCGATCGCCTCGAAGACGGTGTCGAGCAGGCGAGACTGTTCGTGCGGGAAGCTCCCGGCACCACGATCGTCGCGGTCGCGTGGGACGGCTATCTGACCGTCGACGGGCGGCGCACCGACGCTGTGTTCGTCGAGGCCTCCGAGACGGGGCGCGATTCCAGCGCGATCTTCGCCCAGCGCTACGCCAGCGCGGGCCTCTTCCGCAAGCGCACGAAGGCGGTCGGGAACCCTGCGCTCGTCGGTGTTGGAGACTCCCTGCAGTAGGAACGCGGGCGCGATTTGCGCCGACGCCGCGCCCGTCGAGAGGCGGTTCTGTGCGGTGTCGGTCGCCGCTCCTAGAATTGTCCTGTGAGCGAGACGGCTGAAGTTTTTGACATCGCAGACTTTGAGACTGCCCGCGCAGAATCGGAGGCGCTCCGCGAGCGCATCGAGCGGCACCGGATCGCGTACCACTCCGAGGGCGTCAGCTTGGTCAGCGACGCCGAGTACGACGCAGACATGCACCGGCTTGAGGCGCTGGAGCGGGCATTCCCCGAACTCGTCGGCCAGGACAGCCCCACCCAGCAGGTCGGCGCCGCGCTGGTAGACAGCGGCTTCCCGCCGCACGAGCATGCCGAGCGGATGCTCAGCCTCGACAACGTGTTCAGCATCGAGGAGTTCGACGAGTGGGCCGCGAAGACGGCCGAGGCTGCCGGCCGGCCGGTGCGCTGGCTGAGCGAGCTGAAGATCGACGGGCTGGCGATCAGCCTGGCCTACCGCGACGGCGTCCTCGAGACGGCGACCACCCGCGGCGACGGCCGTACCGGCGAAGACATCACAGAGAACGTGGACTGGATCCCCGTCATCCCGCGCACCCTCACGCCGGCCGAGGACGGCACAGCCTTCCCGCCGTTCTTCGAGGTGCGCGGCGAGGTGTTCATCCGCACCGCCGACTTCACCGCGATGAACGAGCGCCAACACGAGCTGCAGGCCGCCTACGCCGAGGAGCAACGCTCCAAGGGGCGCGCGGATGCCGACATCCCCACCCGCTACGCCGAATTCGCCAACGCCCGCAACGCAGCGGCCGGCAGCCTCCGGCAGCGCCGGTCAAAGAAGACGGACGCCGAGCTGGCCCTGATGCGGGAGCGGCTCGGTCGCCTCTCGCTCTACCTGCACGGCATCGGCGCGTGGCCGGACCCGCCCGTCGCCGCCCAGTCCGAGGTGTACGAGCTGCTGGCCGGCTGGGGCTTGCCCGTCTCTCCGCACAGCCGCGTCTGGGAGACGGCCGCTGAGGTGGCCGCGTTCATCGCTGACCGCGGCGAGCACCGCCACGACATCGAGCACGAGATCGACGGCATCGTCGTCAAGGTCGACGAGCTCGAGCTGCACGCCGAGCTCGGCGCAACCAGCCGGGCGCCGCGCTGGGCGATCGCCTACAAGTACCCGCCAGAAGAAGTGCACACCACGCTGCTCGACATCGTCGTCGGCGTCGGCCGCACGGGCCGGGTCACGCCCTACGCAGTGATGGAGCCGGTGAAGGTGGCCGGGTCCACTGTGCGCCAGGCAACGCTTCACAACCAGGAGGTCGTCAAAGCGAAGGGCGTGCTGATCGGCGACACCGTCGTGCTGCGCAAGGCCGGCGACGTCATCCCCGAGATCCTCGGCGCCGTTCTCGAGAAGCGCGACGGCACAGAACGCGAGTGGCGGATGCCCGCGAACTGCCCGGAATGCGGCACACCGCTGCGCCCGATGAAGGAGGGCGACATCGACCTCCGCTGCCCGAATGCCCGAGGCTGCCCCGCCCAGGTGCGCGGTCGCGTCGAGCACATCGGCTCCCGTGGCGGGCTCGACATCGAAGAGCTCGGCGAAGTGTCGGCCGCCGCGCTCACCCAGCCGCTGGTTCCTGCCGTTCCGCCGCTGCCCACAGAGGCCGGGCTGTTCGAGCTGACCATCGAAGACCTGGTGCCGATCGAGGTCGTCGTGCGCGACTCGGAGACCGGGCTGCCCAAGACAGATGATGAGGGCAACCACAAGGTGCGCGCCCCGTTCCGGCGCAACCCCACCCCGGCAGAGAAGAAGTCCGGCGCCGAGGGGCCGTTCGCCTCAAAGTCGGCGGCCAACCTCATCGCCGAGCTCGAGAAGGCCAAGACGAAGCCACTCTGGCGGATCCTGGTGTCGCTGAACATCCGCCACGTCGGGCCCGTCGCGGCCCGTGCGCTGGCCGACCACTTCGGCTCGCTCGAGGCGATCCGGGCCGGAACGGCGGAGGAACTCGCGGAGGTCGAGGGCGTCGGCGGAATCATCGCCGAGTCGGTGCTGGAATGGTTCGAGCACGACTGGCACCGCGACATCGTCGACCGCTGGGCGTCAGCGGGCGTGCAGTTCGACACCCCCGGCCACCCCGGCCCGGGTGCGGCCGCAGCAGCCGGGGGAGTGCTGGCCGGCCTGACCGTCGTTGCCACCGGCAGCCTGGACGGCTACACCAGGGACGGCGCCCAGGAGGCGATCATCGCGGCCGGCGGCAAGGCGGCGTCGAGCGTCTCCAAGAACACGGATTTCGTCGCGGCTGGTCCCGGTGCCGGTTCCAAGCTGGCCAAGGCCGAGGCGCTCGGCATCCCCGTTCTGGATGCCGCGGGCTTCCGGCTGCTGGTCGAACAGGGCCCGGCCGCCGTCGCGGCGCGCCCGGATGCGGCGGAATAGCGGGCGACACTCCGTTGACATCGATTCCACCCTTGTTCAGGGGGTGTACCGATCGCCCCTTTTTTTGCTCCCGTCCCCTACGATGAGTGCTACGCGTTTGTCCGGGCAAGCGTCGGGAGATCAAACGCTGAGGGGACTTGTCGGGCATGCTCGCCGCAGTCGTGTTCATGGTCTCGGCCAGCGCCGGCCTAGGCGGTGTGGTCGAGAGTTTTGTGCTGCACGAACCGGTGTCTGTGGTCGGTGCGGACACGCTGCGCGTCGACGCGGTGCGCCCCGAAACCTTCAACGCAGAAACTGTCAGTGCCGGCACCCTCCGAGCTGAGGCAGTGGGCCTCAGCACCGTGCAGGCCGACGCGGTGCAGATCGTCCCCATCGCCCAGGCATATTCCGCAGCGGATGCCAGCCTCGATCGCGGCGCGCCCGTTGCCGAATCCCCGCGCACCGTCTCCTTCGACGAGGCCGCGCTGAACCGCCTCGGCGGAATGGCGCTGCTGCGCGTGCTCTCCACGCTCAGCCCCCGCGAGATCATCGGATTCGCCGAGCAGAACCCCGCCCAGCTGGATATGGTGCGCGATGCGCGTATCGCGCCGAGCCAGGTCGTTGGCTGGTGGCAGGGCATGACCGCCGACACCAGGGCAGCCCTGGTGCA includes the following:
- the ybaK gene encoding Cys-tRNA(Pro) deacylase — protein: MAKKMSEHGAGTPATVALGQAGIHFTPHLYHHDAAATNFGLEAAEKLGLDPERVFKTLLADADGQLVVGIVPVTGTLDLKALAAALGAKKAVMADVALAERKTGYVVGGISPIGQKQAHPTVIDESAILFDTVFVSGGRRGFDIELSPDDLAAVTAGRFAPIARA
- the glgX gene encoding glycogen debranching protein GlgX, translated to MSADKSADHSAAGLGSRAAGLGVRLTSGGAELRVWSASATSMELVLFDEADPTRIVKTVPMTRDTHDVWHGRSRSLSPGRRYALRADGPHGPAHAFDPARLLLDPYARGLARTGGDKQGGDGRDTGWQSVVIDGAFDWNGAAKPGTALDESVLYEMHVRGFSKLNPAVPAELRGTYAGLAHAASIDYLKELGVTAVELLPVHALATEQRLAEQGLRNYWGYNMLNFFTPHAPYATQAAQAAGPEAVLREFKGMVKLLHEAGLEVILDVVYNHTAEEGPNGPTTSLRGLDNANYYRQDAHGNYIDTTGCGNTVNFGTMTPSDPGGPVRLVLDSLRYWANEVQVDGFRFDLAATLGRDANVHFDPRHPLLEAILHDPALQGVKMIAEPWDVGQGGWQTGNFQPGWTEWNDRYRDRMRDFWLGDIAQEHATGSAGSGIGRFATRLAGSSNTFSGERGPLASLNFVTAHDGFTLADLTAYNSKHNAGNGEGNRDGSDNNNSFNHGVEGPTDDAAILLARRKSMRNLLGTLLFSAGVPMLTAGDEFGRSQHGNNNAYCHDTELAWLGWVREPWQDQLHAVTRRLIALRAENPALRPLHYARLGEHVPGSSEMDWFDADGNPMSEEDWNAPEARTLQYLAASTPEREEFNRILLVVHATEWERTITLPAGEGITGYEKLWSSTDEAPGEHTPESYPLVPH
- a CDS encoding cysteine desulfurase family protein, whose amino-acid sequence is MAVYLDHAATTPMLPLAIDAYARAMALVGNPASIHSIGQNAKRVLEEAREAVAATLGCESIEVVFTGGGTEAVNLGIKGLFWARPGRRILVAAGEHHATIDTVEWLAAHEGAVIEWLPLDAAGRLSLPDLERALAEDPGDIALVTVLWANNEVGTVQPVTEISALAARAGVPLHVDAIAAYGQIPVDLNAVRAASGAGAGTGLVALSVSAHKIGGPVGIGALVLSRSATIEALIHGGGQQRQVRSGTQDAAAAVSFAAAASAVQAALPEESARLAALRDRLVAGALAAVPEAVLNGASGDSTVRLPGNAHFSFPGCEGDSLLFLLDMAGVAVSTGSACQAGIPEPSHVLIAMGRSVDEARGALRVTLGHTSTDADVDAFLAALPAAYAQAATAGHADRQTSFDR
- the mnmA gene encoding tRNA 2-thiouridine(34) synthase MnmA, encoding MKVLAAMSGGVDSAVAAARAVEAGHEVVGVHLALSRMPGTLRTGARGCCTIEDSMDAQRAANMIGIPYYVWDFSERFKADVVDDFVAEYQAGRTPNPCMRCNERIKFAALLEKAIALGFDAVCTGHYASIVLDADGNKELHRASAWAKDQSYVLGVLTAEQLEHAYFPLGDTPSKAEVRAEAAERGFSVASKPDSHDICFIPDGDTRGWLADRVGAETGDILDRTGAVIGSHEGAAAFTVGQRRGLRLGMPADDGKPRFVLEVRPKDNTVVVGPKEALAIAEIAGNRFTWAGVPQQNPKTPFDIEVQIRAHADPVPAVAVVRDGELVVNPETPLDGVAPGQTAVIYVGTRVLGQFTIDRTVSAVPVDVAPVPA
- the ligA gene encoding NAD-dependent DNA ligase LigA, with translation MSETAEVFDIADFETARAESEALRERIERHRIAYHSEGVSLVSDAEYDADMHRLEALERAFPELVGQDSPTQQVGAALVDSGFPPHEHAERMLSLDNVFSIEEFDEWAAKTAEAAGRPVRWLSELKIDGLAISLAYRDGVLETATTRGDGRTGEDITENVDWIPVIPRTLTPAEDGTAFPPFFEVRGEVFIRTADFTAMNERQHELQAAYAEEQRSKGRADADIPTRYAEFANARNAAAGSLRQRRSKKTDAELALMRERLGRLSLYLHGIGAWPDPPVAAQSEVYELLAGWGLPVSPHSRVWETAAEVAAFIADRGEHRHDIEHEIDGIVVKVDELELHAELGATSRAPRWAIAYKYPPEEVHTTLLDIVVGVGRTGRVTPYAVMEPVKVAGSTVRQATLHNQEVVKAKGVLIGDTVVLRKAGDVIPEILGAVLEKRDGTEREWRMPANCPECGTPLRPMKEGDIDLRCPNARGCPAQVRGRVEHIGSRGGLDIEELGEVSAAALTQPLVPAVPPLPTEAGLFELTIEDLVPIEVVVRDSETGLPKTDDEGNHKVRAPFRRNPTPAEKKSGAEGPFASKSAANLIAELEKAKTKPLWRILVSLNIRHVGPVAARALADHFGSLEAIRAGTAEELAEVEGVGGIIAESVLEWFEHDWHRDIVDRWASAGVQFDTPGHPGPGAAAAAGGVLAGLTVVATGSLDGYTRDGAQEAIIAAGGKAASSVSKNTDFVAAGPGAGSKLAKAEALGIPVLDAAGFRLLVEQGPAAVAARPDAAE